The genomic DNA GCAGGTGATTGGCCGCGCATTCGGCAATGCCTTCTCGCGATGAGGCGGGTGATGAAAGCTGGAACGAGATTGCCAGCGCCGCTTCGATCAATCCGCTGACCGAGCGCATGAACGGATTGCCCGACATGCGCGCAATGGCCAGATGGAATTCCAGATCAACCTTGGCGATGGACTCCGGCGTGTGGTTCGGATCGTCAAACTTGGCGGCGAGCGCGTAAAGCTCGACAATCTCGTCACTGGTGGCGCGTTCAGCCGCGGCCGCTGCGGCTGCCGGTTCCAGTGCCATGCGCATTTCCGCCAGATGGTCCACGAAGACTTCATCGAAGCCTGCCTCGAAGCGCCATGTCAGCACATCGGGATCGAAGAAATTCCAACTCGCATGGCCCAGAACACGGGTGCCGACCTTGGCCTTGGGTTCGATGAGGCGCTTGGCGGCAAGGGTTTTCATCGCCTCGCGCAGAACGGTGCGGGAAACGCCGAAGCGTAGCGACAATTCATGGTCGCCCGGAAGGATGGACCCTGCAGGAATGGTTCCCGCGACGATGCCGCGGCCCAGTTCACCCACCACGACAGCGTGGCTGTTATGGCGTTTGCGTCCGGTTATGGCCGTTTCCAGCAATCCCAATTCAGGCCTCCTTCATTCGTTGCCTGGCTAGCTATTTGTTTCAATGCGCATCTTGCCCGAAAACCGGTTCCCACTTTTCGGGATGCGCCTTAGATCCGAGAACCACGCAAGTCCTCGTTGCAGAGCAATGAACAGGAACAGCAATATACCGATTGCTATTTTCGTCCACCAGGAAGACAGCGTTCCGTCGAATACAATGTATGTCTGGATCAGCCCCTGTATGAGAATGCCGACGAATGTTCCGGCCACAAGGCCTGCGCCACCTGTCAGCAATGTCCCGCCGATCACCACCGAAGCGATGGCATCCAGTTCTACCCCCACCGTCGCGAGCGAATAGCCGGACGAAGTATAAAGCGTATAGACGATCCCGGCGAGGCCGGAAAGGATACCCGACATCGTATAGATGCCGATTGTCGTGCGGGCAATCGGAACGCCCATCAGCTCCGCCGACTGCTGGTTGCCGCCAAGCGCGTAGATATTGGCGCCGAAGCGCGTGCGATGCGCGATGATGCCGCCAACGATGAAGACCGCGAGCATGAGCATGGCGATGAATGTCAGCCTGCCGCCGCCCGGCAGGCGGAAATAAAGCCCCTGCAATGTATCGAGAAACGGATGCGCGATGGGCACGGATTGCGTCGAGATGAGGAAGGCCGCACCGCGAGCCAGAAACATGCCCGCAA from Brucella anthropi ATCC 49188 includes the following:
- a CDS encoding FadR/GntR family transcriptional regulator produces the protein MGLLETAITGRKRHNSHAVVVGELGRGIVAGTIPAGSILPGDHELSLRFGVSRTVLREAMKTLAAKRLIEPKAKVGTRVLGHASWNFFDPDVLTWRFEAGFDEVFVDHLAEMRMALEPAAAAAAAERATSDEIVELYALAAKFDDPNHTPESIAKVDLEFHLAIARMSGNPFMRSVSGLIEAALAISFQLSSPASSREGIAECAANHLRIAHAIASRDPQKARLAMESVIKLGVDRIRDVI
- the yjfF gene encoding galactofuranose ABC transporter, permease protein YjfF; the encoded protein is MRALRNLPFLTTVAIFLLAYAICIVQFPNMLSTRVVGNLLTDNAFLGIAAVGMTFVILSGGIDLSVGSVIAFTSVFVAVMIGQLGVHPLVAFGLVLVIAALFGAWMGMMIHFLRIPPFVATLAGMFLARGAAFLISTQSVPIAHPFLDTLQGLYFRLPGGGRLTFIAMLMLAVFIVGGIIAHRTRFGANIYALGGNQQSAELMGVPIARTTIGIYTMSGILSGLAGIVYTLYTSSGYSLATVGVELDAIASVVIGGTLLTGGAGLVAGTFVGILIQGLIQTYIVFDGTLSSWWTKIAIGILLFLFIALQRGLAWFSDLRRIPKSGNRFSGKMRIETNS